Below is a window of Brachyspira pilosicoli DNA.
TTAAAGTATTAATGGCTTTAGATATTATCACAAATCAGTTAATGTCAAACTTTATACAAAATATGAATATTTACAAACCTACACCAATAGTAACATATATTGATGCTGGAACTGATTATGACGGGCTTGTAATAGATGCCAGAGGAATAGGTTTTAAGCCTTCTCTATTTCCTACAATATATAATGAAAATGGCGATGCTATTTATGATATTGCTTATATAGACAAGCAAATTGCTTCTACTAATGGATATATAAAATATTCTACAAACTCTTTTTTAACCAATCAAATATCTACAAACATTACAGGCAAAAAACCATATAATATAGTAGCTTGGAGAACAAGAGGAAAATTTTCAAGTGATTTAGTAATAGGAAATGAAGATGCAAGCATTATATTAAGTGCCAAGAAATTAAAAGAAGCTATTAGAAATTGTAAAGTTACGGTTATAATAGACTAATAATAAGTTGTTTAATATTATGAAAAAGATAGAATATTATATTGATTATATATTTGAAGAAAATCAAGAAGATATTAAACAATATGTATTAAAACAAACAGATACTATAAACTTTAAAATAAATAAAAATAATATATCAAATGATAAATCTGTATACTCTAAAATAGTAGAAAAATACTTTCAAAAAGATGATGATAATGATTATATAATTAGGCTATTTAAAATTATTTCATTATATGATATAGACAATATTTATATATTTGAGTCTTTTATTATTAATATTATAGCAGGACTAAAAATAAAAGATGCTATATTAAAAACAATAAATTATAAAAAAATAGTAAACTACAATAAAGGTAATATTTCAGAACAAGAAATACTAAAAAGAAAATTTTGCATATTCACCTATTTTGATAATGCATATAAATATTTTCCAAACTATACAAATAATTATATTGAAAATATATATAAGCTAACATTTAAAGAAATATATAAAGAATATGATGATAATATAATAATACCATTAATAGCTTTAGTTATTGGGTATTATTTTAATAATAATGAAAAATATATAGAAAGAATTTTAGAATATTTGGATAATATAAATACTTTAGATGATATGCTTGCTGTTAGCATTATAATTGATAAAAATAAAAAAATAGAAAATAAATTTTTAGAGTTATTAAAACAATTAGAAAAAGATAATAAAAATCTTATAGCAGATTTTATTTATATAGCAAGGCTCCCAATAGAAAATAAATACTTTTTTGATTTTAACAATTATGATGATTATATGAGCTATTTAAAAGATTTGAATGCAGATAATTATATAATTTTTTTAATAAAGTATTTAAATAACAATATACACTCAAACTATAATAAAATATATTCAGAGCTTATAGAAATTAAAAAATATGATGATGAGACTTTTAATAAAATATATGAAGTATTAAAACTTTCAGATAATAATAAATATGCAATAGAATTAATGTCAATATTTAATTTAATAACAAATAGCGATATTAATAACATAAATTATTTTTTAAAATCTTTAGAAAAAGAATTGGAAGAATTTTTTAATATTAAGCATATAAAATACAATAGCATATATGATTTAATTAATGCTCTAAAAATATATAAAAATGATTTAACTATTAAGTTTAATAAGCGTATAATATTTTTATTGAATGTTTTTAATTGGTTTTATTATAGTAATGATAATGCTAAAAAAATTGTAAACGCTGTATTAGAATCTTTTCCATATAATTTAATGATTCCTATAATTATAAAAAACAATATAAACTTATTTAACAAAAATATAGACGATACAATAAAACAATATAATATAAATATAAAAGATTTACTAATATCCTATTTTTATAGCTACCCTATATATATATTTAAATCTCAATATATTATAGAACTATTAAATAAATATGATAATAAAATAAAAGAAACGTTTGAAGATACAGACTTTTTAAATATAGCATCAAACAAAAGCTATGCATTGATTGATTTTTTGGAATTAGTTTATATTAAAAATAATTTTGATGATTATAGTATTGTTTATAATATTTTAAATACTGATAATGAAATACTAAAAAAATATTCTCTAAACATTATTGCTGAAAATGAAGAGTTAAACAGAAAATATGTAGAGGATAATTTAGATAATTTTAAAGAGTTTAAAGAAATATTAAAAAAATGGAATTACAATAAAGAAGATTTTTGTTTTAAAAGCATTGAAGATATTTATAATTATGTTGATTATTATTATATAGACAATGAATTATTAAATTTTTTAGATAATGATTATTATAATACTTTCTCTAAAGAAAATACAAATATAAATGTTAAAGTATTAAAATACATATTAAATGAATTTTTAAAAATAGATAAACCCAATAAAATAAAAGATGTAGATAAAATATTAGAGTTTATAGACAGAAAATCTTTTATAGAAGCAATTGAAAAAGTAGTAGAATATTTTATAAATAACAATTTGATAGAAGATAATATAAAAATAATAACTCCTTATGCAATATATGCTGATGAAAGCCATATAGAAAAACTTCATCAACTATTAATAGATTGGAATAACAGTTTTAAAACACCATTAATATTATATACAATGCAATCAATAGCTATAAACGGTAAAACTTCAGCATTAAAAAT
It encodes the following:
- a CDS encoding DUF4132 domain-containing protein, with protein sequence MKKIEYYIDYIFEENQEDIKQYVLKQTDTINFKINKNNISNDKSVYSKIVEKYFQKDDDNDYIIRLFKIISLYDIDNIYIFESFIINIIAGLKIKDAILKTINYKKIVNYNKGNISEQEILKRKFCIFTYFDNAYKYFPNYTNNYIENIYKLTFKEIYKEYDDNIIIPLIALVIGYYFNNNEKYIERILEYLDNINTLDDMLAVSIIIDKNKKIENKFLELLKQLEKDNKNLIADFIYIARLPIENKYFFDFNNYDDYMSYLKDLNADNYIIFLIKYLNNNIHSNYNKIYSELIEIKKYDDETFNKIYEVLKLSDNNKYAIELMSIFNLITNSDINNINYFLKSLEKELEEFFNIKHIKYNSIYDLINALKIYKNDLTIKFNKRIIFLLNVFNWFYYSNDNAKKIVNAVLESFPYNLMIPIIIKNNINLFNKNIDDTIKQYNINIKDLLISYFYSYPIYIFKSQYIIELLNKYDNKIKETFEDTDFLNIASNKSYALIDFLELVYIKNNFDDYSIVYNILNTDNEILKKYSLNIIAENEELNRKYVEDNLDNFKEFKEILKKWNYNKEDFCFKSIEDIYNYVDYYYIDNELLNFLDNDYYNTFSKENTNINVKVLKYILNEFLKIDKPNKIKDVDKILEFIDRKSFIEAIEKVVEYFINNNLIEDNIKIITPYAIYADESHIEKLHQLLIDWNNSFKTPLILYTMQSIAINGKTSALKMINKFALNSNNKEIKNNIKDILVYASEILNTNIDNIFERLFPNFGFDAEGKKIINYGNRSFQLQLLSDSYLEIFDIQNSSIIKELPDTEDDEELKKVKEDFLYTKQTLKEIINHEKIKLTRALINGRKWDYKTFFEVFINNPIMRYFTLSFVWGVYDENDVLIDSFRYMEDGAFVTIDDELYELPDNYYIGIYNIIDDDIEKFYKWKEQFELYDIEQPINQFMNELITLKEVNVKYDSIIIFEGIKIDASYINQLCRELDIKDTYFNDNASYMIFDDVLKIVCKINAYAYGEEIVLGSIEFYELDKNERLGKKINPFEISRKFVSSILYYLSLGLYE